Proteins co-encoded in one Sandaracinaceae bacterium genomic window:
- a CDS encoding Ppx/GppA phosphatase family protein encodes MPTFASIDIGSNASRLLIVEADDAKTVRKVDSFRVPVRMGHGVFLTGRLDQAAIDACIDGLKSFKKELATREIAGMRAVVTASARDAVNSDELLERAEKEAGIRLEAISGTEEARLVKLAVEQKLTLGGYRSLLVDLGGGSLELSEVHHDEVRYSTSLEIGTVRLLESFLTPDGPVSPEQEHLLTEYIDRLIDPAEEQFRRRRYDFVAGTGGNFDAIAKLCPVAGRDEPAIDIRLARALLPRMAKLTPAERQAAYDLRSDRADVIVPALYVILRVADLARTEEIIAPGVGLKEGIVAELVDKHFRVWDYSVDEHTMARAAIHLGRRYHFDEPHATQVDRLACVLFDNLPSVHQLGPSDRQLLRVAAILHDVGDFISSAAHHKHTQYVIENTDLMGLSEEQRKVVACVARYHRRAMPSTKHALFKKLTPADRSRVRKLASVLRVADALDRGHRSKVRQLDVRLSDDRVVLLPKGAGDLALEVWTARRKSELFEKTFDLELQLELPERAVYESSPPAE; translated from the coding sequence ATGCCCACCTTCGCTTCCATCGACATCGGGTCGAACGCGTCTCGCCTCCTGATCGTCGAGGCCGACGACGCGAAGACGGTGCGCAAGGTCGACTCGTTCCGTGTACCGGTCCGCATGGGCCACGGCGTGTTCCTCACGGGGCGGCTGGACCAGGCGGCCATCGACGCGTGCATCGACGGGCTCAAGAGCTTCAAGAAGGAGCTGGCCACGCGCGAGATCGCGGGGATGCGCGCGGTGGTGACGGCGTCGGCGCGCGACGCGGTCAACTCGGACGAGCTGCTCGAGCGCGCCGAGAAGGAGGCGGGGATCCGCCTCGAGGCGATCAGCGGCACCGAGGAGGCGCGGCTGGTGAAGCTCGCGGTGGAGCAGAAGCTCACGCTCGGTGGGTATCGCTCGCTGCTCGTCGACCTCGGCGGCGGATCGCTCGAGCTGTCCGAGGTGCACCACGACGAGGTGCGCTACTCGACGTCGCTCGAGATCGGGACGGTGCGGCTGCTCGAGTCGTTCCTCACGCCGGACGGGCCCGTGTCGCCCGAGCAGGAGCACCTGCTGACGGAGTACATCGACCGGCTGATCGATCCGGCCGAGGAGCAGTTCCGGCGCCGACGCTACGACTTCGTCGCGGGCACGGGCGGCAACTTCGACGCGATCGCGAAGCTCTGCCCGGTGGCGGGGCGAGACGAGCCGGCGATCGACATCCGGCTCGCCCGCGCGCTCCTGCCGCGCATGGCCAAGCTCACGCCCGCCGAGCGGCAAGCCGCGTATGACCTCCGCTCGGATCGGGCCGACGTGATCGTGCCCGCGCTCTACGTGATCCTCCGCGTGGCGGATCTCGCGCGCACCGAGGAGATCATCGCGCCGGGCGTCGGGCTCAAGGAAGGCATCGTCGCGGAGCTCGTCGACAAGCACTTCCGGGTCTGGGACTACAGCGTCGACGAGCACACGATGGCGCGCGCCGCGATCCACCTCGGGCGCCGCTATCACTTCGACGAGCCTCACGCGACGCAGGTCGACCGGCTCGCGTGCGTGCTCTTCGACAACCTGCCCTCGGTGCATCAGCTCGGCCCGAGCGATCGCCAGCTGCTGCGCGTGGCCGCGATCCTCCACGACGTGGGGGACTTCATCAGCTCCGCCGCGCATCACAAGCACACGCAGTACGTCATCGAGAACACGGACCTGATGGGCCTCAGCGAGGAGCAGCGGAAGGTCGTGGCCTGCGTCGCGCGCTACCACCGCCGCGCGATGCCCTCCACCAAGCACGCGCTCTTCAAGAAGCTCACCCCCGCGGACCGCTCACGGGTGCGCAAGCTGGCCTCCGTGCTGCGGGTCGCGGACGCGCTCGACCGGGGCCATCGCTCCAAGGTGCGACAGCTCGACGTGCGGCTCTCCGACGACCGGGTCGTGCTGCTGCCGAAGGGCGCGGGAGACCTGGCGCTCGAGGTCTGGACCGCGCGCCGCAAGTCGGAGCTCTTCGAGAAGACCTTCGATCTCGAGCTGCAGCTCGAGCTGCCCGAGCGCGCGGTCTACGAGTCGTCGCCGCCCGCGGAGTGA